A DNA window from Bdellovibrio sp. BCCA contains the following coding sequences:
- the rpsB gene encoding 30S ribosomal protein S2, translating to MAQVTMKEMLDAGVHFGHQTQRWNPKMKPYVYTARGGIHIIDLQKTVVRANKAAEFVKEVAANGGRLIFVGTKKQAIEPIQEAAAKCGQYYVTKRWLGGMMTNFETIKSSIDRLRKIDTMKEKGEFNYLTKKERAKLEKEYLRLTEFLNGIRDMKEMPSAMFVVDLPKEHIAVAEAKRLGIPVVGIADTNSDPESIEYAIPGNDDAIRSIKLFANLVAEAYLEGSKTWEQKLRTMTDKQSDVAKEAKAEGKEEAPKRRGAPKAGAKEAPKKGAGPAVVKATKSRKLVAAGTAEEVEIQAELENKEDDSAAE from the coding sequence ATGGCACAAGTGACCATGAAAGAAATGTTAGACGCTGGCGTCCACTTCGGACATCAAACTCAGCGTTGGAACCCAAAAATGAAACCTTATGTTTACACAGCTCGCGGAGGCATTCATATCATTGACCTTCAAAAGACTGTTGTACGCGCTAACAAAGCTGCTGAGTTCGTAAAAGAAGTTGCTGCTAACGGTGGTCGTTTGATCTTCGTTGGAACTAAAAAGCAAGCTATCGAACCAATCCAAGAAGCTGCAGCAAAATGCGGTCAGTACTACGTAACTAAGCGTTGGTTGGGTGGTATGATGACGAACTTCGAAACGATCAAATCTTCTATCGATCGTCTTCGTAAGATCGACACAATGAAAGAAAAAGGTGAATTCAACTACCTTACTAAAAAAGAACGCGCGAAGCTTGAAAAAGAATATCTTCGTTTGACTGAGTTCTTGAACGGTATCCGTGACATGAAGGAAATGCCTTCTGCTATGTTCGTAGTAGATCTTCCTAAAGAACACATCGCGGTTGCTGAAGCAAAACGTTTGGGCATCCCAGTAGTTGGTATCGCTGATACAAACTCTGATCCTGAATCTATCGAATACGCTATCCCAGGTAACGACGATGCTATTCGTTCAATCAAATTGTTCGCAAACCTAGTTGCTGAAGCTTACCTAGAAGGTTCTAAAACTTGGGAACAAAAACTTCGCACAATGACAGACAAACAATCTGACGTTGCTAAAGAAGCTAAAGCTGAAGGTAAAGAAGAAGCTCCGAAACGCCGTGGCGCTCCTAAAGCTGGTGCGAAAGAAGCTCCTAAGAAAGGTGCTGGCCCTGCGGTTGTTAAAGCCACTAAATCTCGTAAACTTGTTGCTGCTGGTACAGCGGAAGAAGTTGAGATCCAAGCTGAGCTTGAGAACAAAGAAGACGATTCAGCGGCTGAGTAA
- the tsf gene encoding translation elongation factor Ts — translation MSISATLVKELREKTNAGMMDCKKALEATSGDFNAAVEWLRVKGLGAAAKKADRIAAEGTVFAQVIGNTGVILEINSETDFVARNDGFKALVSDVAHHVLNAVNAVGDILEQAFHKNPTKKVGDMLKEAIATIGENIVIRRFEKYNAAPNGLVHTYIHGEGKIGVMIEVTASKPEAVSNPELKTFAQDVALHIAAMNPMAISSDQIPAEVVAKEKEILTAKNLESGKKPEMIEKIVEGQIRKFLAENCLMDQAFVKNPDMKVSDLAKSVGKTIGADVTIKRFVRFELGAGIEKKSNDFAAEVAAQMKGH, via the coding sequence ATGTCTATTTCCGCTACTCTTGTAAAAGAACTCAGAGAAAAAACAAATGCAGGTATGATGGATTGCAAAAAGGCGCTTGAGGCGACTTCTGGCGACTTCAATGCCGCTGTTGAATGGTTGCGCGTAAAAGGCCTTGGCGCTGCTGCGAAAAAAGCTGATCGTATCGCTGCTGAAGGTACTGTTTTTGCTCAAGTTATTGGTAACACAGGTGTGATCCTTGAGATCAACTCTGAAACTGACTTCGTTGCTCGTAACGATGGCTTCAAAGCTCTTGTTAGCGACGTTGCTCACCACGTATTGAACGCTGTAAATGCAGTGGGCGATATCTTGGAACAAGCTTTCCACAAAAACCCAACTAAAAAAGTGGGCGACATGCTTAAAGAAGCGATCGCGACTATCGGTGAAAACATCGTTATTCGTCGTTTCGAAAAGTACAATGCAGCTCCAAACGGTTTGGTTCACACGTACATCCACGGTGAAGGTAAAATCGGCGTGATGATCGAAGTAACTGCTTCTAAGCCAGAAGCTGTTAGCAATCCTGAGTTGAAAACTTTCGCTCAAGACGTTGCTCTTCACATCGCTGCGATGAACCCAATGGCGATCTCTTCTGATCAAATCCCTGCAGAAGTTGTTGCTAAAGAAAAAGAAATTTTGACTGCAAAGAACCTTGAGTCAGGCAAAAAACCAGAGATGATCGAAAAGATCGTTGAAGGTCAAATCCGCAAGTTCTTGGCTGAAAACTGCCTTATGGACCAAGCTTTCGTTAAAAATCCGGACATGAAAGTGTCTGATTTGGCGAAATCTGTTGGTAAAACTATCGGTGCAGACGTTACAATCAAGCGTTTCGTACGTTTCGAATTGGGTGCTGGTATCGAGAAGAAGTCTAACGACTTCGCAGCTGAAGTTGCTGCACAAATGAAAGGACACTAG
- the pyrH gene encoding UMP kinase — MKEPVYKRILLKLSGEALAGKQGTGINTATIKQIAQDVAEAYKAGVQMGIVIGGGNIYRGVAASAEGMDRASADYMGMLATCINALALQDALEKEGVPTRVQTAIEMAEIAEPYIRRRAIRHLEKGRIVIFGAGTGNPFFTTDTAASLRAMEINAQVIMKATKVDGIYDKDPAKHTDAKKFDKISYIDVLNRGLQVMDSTAISMCMDNKLPIITFDLTQAGNILKAVQGETIGTLVH; from the coding sequence TTGAAAGAGCCTGTTTATAAACGCATTTTGCTCAAGTTAAGTGGTGAAGCTCTTGCTGGAAAGCAAGGGACTGGTATCAATACAGCGACGATCAAACAAATCGCGCAAGACGTGGCAGAGGCTTATAAAGCAGGCGTTCAAATGGGTATCGTTATTGGCGGCGGTAACATCTATCGTGGTGTTGCCGCTTCTGCTGAAGGCATGGATCGCGCAAGTGCCGACTACATGGGTATGCTTGCGACTTGTATCAATGCTCTGGCTCTTCAAGACGCTCTGGAAAAAGAAGGTGTTCCTACTCGCGTGCAAACAGCTATTGAAATGGCTGAAATTGCTGAACCTTACATCCGTCGCAGAGCGATCCGTCATCTAGAAAAAGGCCGTATCGTGATTTTCGGTGCAGGAACTGGAAATCCATTCTTCACAACAGATACAGCGGCTTCTCTTCGCGCCATGGAGATCAACGCACAAGTGATCATGAAAGCGACGAAGGTAGATGGCATCTACGATAAAGATCCTGCAAAACATACTGATGCAAAAAAATTCGATAAGATCAGCTACATCGACGTCCTCAATCGCGGTTTGCAAGTGATGGACTCTACAGCGATCAGCATGTGTATGGACAACAAACTTCCAATTATCACTTTTGACCTCACTCAAGCCGGCAATATTTTGAAAGCCGTTCAAGGTGAGACCATCGGTACCCTCGTACACTAG
- the frr gene encoding ribosome recycling factor produces MAIADVKKNAQAKMEKTLAALGEELKKIRTGRAQVSMLDNIRVNYYGTPSPLSQVASISTPDAKSFLIAPWEVSILKDIEQAIIKSELGMAPMNDGKVIRLKVPDLTEERRKDLAKQVKKIAEEARVAVRMARRDANDEVKKLQKDKAVSEDEGKKAEADIQKVTDDFIKKVDQVADEKEKSILTI; encoded by the coding sequence ATGGCTATTGCTGATGTAAAAAAGAATGCGCAAGCAAAAATGGAAAAGACTTTGGCGGCTTTAGGTGAAGAGCTTAAAAAAATCCGCACAGGTCGCGCACAAGTTTCTATGCTTGATAATATCCGTGTGAATTACTACGGAACTCCATCTCCTCTTTCTCAAGTAGCTTCAATCTCTACTCCAGATGCGAAATCTTTCTTGATCGCTCCTTGGGAAGTTTCAATTCTTAAAGATATCGAACAAGCGATCATCAAGTCTGAGTTGGGCATGGCTCCAATGAACGACGGTAAAGTGATTCGTTTGAAAGTTCCAGATTTGACTGAAGAACGTCGTAAGGACCTTGCTAAGCAAGTAAAGAAAATCGCTGAAGAAGCGCGCGTGGCTGTTCGTATGGCTCGTCGTGATGCCAATGATGAAGTTAAAAAACTTCAAAAAGATAAAGCTGTCAGCGAAGACGAAGGCAAAAAGGCCGAAGCAGACATCCAAAAAGTAACTGACGATTTCATCAAAAAAGTCGATCAAGTTGCGGATGAAAAAGAAAAGTCTATCTTGACGATCTAA
- a CDS encoding isoprenyl transferase, protein MNLPKHIAIIMDGNGRWAQLKRRPRTFGHIKGTRVAKKIITACSRRGIKNLTLYAFSTENWFRPQAEVSLLMQILRRYLKRETENLVKENIRFSVIGDTSRIPADVAKAIENSIEATAQCTGLHLVFALSYGSRQEITDTMREIARRVEAGELSADDVDESLINSTLSTYPTPDPDLIIRTSGEQRLSNFLLWQAAYSEFYFTDVLWPNFTESHLDEALAAFSMRQRRFGKVSSNDNMEKFSN, encoded by the coding sequence ATGAATTTGCCTAAGCATATTGCAATTATTATGGATGGTAACGGTCGCTGGGCTCAGCTCAAGCGCCGTCCCCGTACGTTTGGGCATATCAAAGGAACTCGCGTCGCGAAAAAAATCATCACAGCTTGTTCGCGTCGCGGGATTAAAAATCTGACTCTTTACGCTTTCAGTACAGAAAACTGGTTTCGCCCTCAGGCGGAAGTCAGTTTGTTGATGCAAATCTTGCGTCGTTACCTGAAGCGCGAAACTGAAAATCTTGTTAAAGAAAATATTCGTTTCTCTGTGATCGGCGATACGAGCCGCATTCCAGCGGACGTTGCTAAAGCGATTGAAAATTCGATCGAAGCCACAGCTCAGTGCACAGGCCTGCATTTGGTCTTTGCCTTGAGCTATGGTTCTCGTCAGGAAATCACCGATACTATGCGCGAGATCGCTCGTCGTGTGGAAGCGGGTGAGCTTTCTGCGGATGACGTGGATGAGTCGTTGATCAATTCAACACTGAGCACTTATCCAACTCCAGATCCTGATTTGATCATCCGCACGAGCGGTGAACAAAGACTTTCAAATTTTCTTTTGTGGCAAGCTGCGTACTCTGAGTTTTATTTCACAGATGTATTGTGGCCTAACTTCACGGAGTCTCATCTTGATGAAGCCCTGGCGGCTTTCTCCATGAGACAACGCCGCTTCGGCAAGGTCTCATCGAATGACAACATGGAAAAGTTTTCTAACTAG
- a CDS encoding phosphatidate cytidylyltransferase, protein MTTWKSFLTRAASALVALAIIIGLYVGWAVDGLKITVGFAVIVGAWELLGILFQKENSVVVKASFFVLSLLVFAASTISLSSGSLVYSLSLIAMIIIVLLSSHKKGDLLYMSGVQARAALGLFYVGLLPSFAYRILDQAYGISWFVFLLAVVFAGDTMAYVFGVLIGKHKVMPSVSPKKTWQGSIGGIVGSLIAGFVCWHFLFPEQSLGIFLVLSALSGFVGQFGDFFESLLKRVAEVKDSGKIMPGHGGVLDRIDGVLFASPVILTGILILSHLSS, encoded by the coding sequence ATGACAACATGGAAAAGTTTTCTAACTAGAGCCGCGTCGGCTTTGGTCGCACTCGCTATTATTATTGGTCTTTATGTCGGCTGGGCCGTTGATGGTCTTAAAATCACTGTGGGATTTGCAGTGATTGTGGGTGCATGGGAACTTTTGGGAATTCTTTTTCAGAAAGAAAACTCGGTTGTTGTTAAAGCTTCGTTTTTTGTTTTGTCTTTGCTTGTATTTGCAGCTTCCACAATTTCCTTAAGCTCGGGATCTTTGGTTTATTCATTGTCTTTAATTGCGATGATCATCATCGTGCTTCTTTCGTCCCATAAAAAAGGTGATTTGCTTTACATGTCCGGCGTACAAGCGCGCGCGGCTTTGGGTCTTTTCTATGTCGGTCTTCTTCCTTCATTTGCTTATCGTATTTTAGATCAGGCTTACGGCATTTCTTGGTTCGTGTTTTTACTCGCGGTTGTTTTTGCGGGCGACACCATGGCGTATGTTTTTGGTGTGCTGATTGGCAAACATAAGGTCATGCCTTCTGTGTCCCCGAAAAAAACATGGCAAGGATCTATCGGCGGCATTGTCGGATCATTGATCGCGGGATTTGTTTGTTGGCATTTCTTGTTTCCAGAGCAGTCTTTAGGAATTTTCTTAGTTCTTTCAGCTCTTTCAGGTTTCGTGGGACAGTTCGGAGATTTCTTCGAATCTCTCTTAAAACGAGTCGCTGAAGTGAAAGATTCTGGGAAAATCATGCCAGGCCACGGCGGCGTATTGGATCGTATTGATGGAGTCCTATTCGCAAGTCCTGTTATTCTCACGGGAATTTTGATTCTGTCTCATCTTTCGTCATAA
- the rseP gene encoding RIP metalloprotease RseP, with product MNIFSYLQSGLSAIIPFVILLGILIFVHELGHFLVARWCGVRVEVFSLGFGKKLLKYKKGDTVYALSMIPLGGYVKMFGEQPGDHIAEEDKKHSFTHKNVWQRIAVVLAGPLMNFFFAIVIFFAVALIGEDAKTPVTGDIAASSPAYAAGFRSGDKIVSINEKPVTTWEDFQKGLSLKENHDLHIDVVVQREGTGEEAKIATTAKAEPNPNVLSSFEFMANVDGLTPYSAGTTIGVLGGSPLAALGLKTGDTITSLNGQKVSYWRQLEPALEKLNTKEPLTIEVLGMREGDKVEKPITVTLAPLESMKTFTMQGLGLESSELYLSKVIDGSPAQAAGLHAMDRLVTINGVKLQKWDDVISNIKSFDGKNPVDISVLRDGQTVSLKITPKMTTQMLPTGTEEKRYTIGIAPIANIAAPELMVLRTSNIGDALVRGVQKTWDVSVMTVMSFVRLFQAKISPKNIGGVISIGQAASETFKIGITQFLQMMAIISVNLFILNLMPVPVLDGGHLVFYIIEIVKGAPLSMKKMEVAQQVGLAILMSLMIFALFNDFTRLLGL from the coding sequence ATGAATATTTTTTCTTATCTTCAATCAGGCTTATCCGCGATCATTCCATTTGTAATCTTGCTCGGCATTTTGATCTTCGTGCATGAACTTGGACACTTCCTTGTAGCACGTTGGTGTGGAGTGCGTGTTGAAGTTTTCAGCCTTGGTTTTGGTAAAAAACTTTTGAAATACAAAAAGGGCGACACTGTTTACGCCCTTTCCATGATTCCTCTTGGCGGTTACGTCAAAATGTTTGGTGAACAGCCAGGGGACCATATTGCTGAAGAAGATAAAAAGCATTCTTTCACGCACAAAAACGTGTGGCAGAGAATCGCGGTTGTTCTTGCCGGTCCTTTGATGAATTTCTTTTTTGCGATCGTGATCTTTTTTGCGGTGGCTTTGATCGGTGAAGATGCAAAGACTCCTGTGACAGGTGATATTGCGGCTTCCTCCCCTGCTTATGCGGCGGGTTTCCGCTCTGGCGATAAAATTGTTTCTATCAATGAAAAGCCTGTGACGACTTGGGAAGATTTTCAAAAAGGTTTAAGCCTTAAAGAAAATCATGATCTTCACATTGACGTCGTTGTGCAACGTGAAGGCACTGGCGAAGAAGCGAAAATCGCAACGACAGCCAAAGCAGAACCAAATCCAAATGTTCTTAGCAGCTTTGAATTCATGGCGAATGTCGATGGCCTGACTCCTTATTCTGCAGGAACGACAATCGGTGTTCTTGGTGGGTCTCCTTTGGCGGCTTTGGGTCTTAAAACGGGTGACACAATTACCTCTTTGAACGGTCAAAAAGTTTCTTACTGGAGACAGCTTGAGCCGGCACTTGAAAAGTTGAACACCAAAGAACCTTTGACGATTGAAGTTTTGGGAATGCGTGAAGGTGACAAGGTTGAAAAACCAATCACTGTGACATTGGCTCCTCTTGAGTCGATGAAAACGTTCACAATGCAAGGCTTGGGGCTTGAAAGTTCGGAGCTTTATTTAAGTAAAGTGATCGATGGATCTCCTGCACAGGCAGCCGGTCTTCACGCTATGGATCGTCTTGTTACAATCAATGGTGTGAAATTGCAGAAATGGGATGACGTAATTTCAAATATCAAATCTTTTGATGGAAAAAATCCTGTCGATATTTCTGTTCTTCGCGATGGCCAAACTGTGAGCTTGAAAATCACTCCGAAGATGACGACACAGATGTTGCCAACTGGAACTGAAGAGAAGCGTTATACAATCGGTATTGCTCCAATTGCAAATATCGCAGCTCCTGAGTTGATGGTTCTTCGTACAAGCAATATCGGTGATGCTCTAGTTCGCGGCGTGCAAAAAACTTGGGACGTGTCAGTAATGACAGTCATGAGTTTTGTTCGTTTGTTCCAGGCAAAGATCTCTCCGAAAAACATTGGTGGTGTGATCTCTATCGGCCAAGCAGCGAGTGAAACTTTCAAGATTGGTATCACTCAATTCTTGCAGATGATGGCGATTATCTCTGTGAATCTATTCATCTTAAATTTGATGCCTGTGCCAGTGCTTGACGGTGGACACTTGGTGTTCTACATCATCGAGATTGTTAAAGGTGCGCCTCTCAGCATGAAGAAAATGGAAGTTGCACAACAAGTGGGCCTTGCGATCCTCATGAGTTTGATGATCTTTGCCCTCTTTAATGACTTCACTCGTTTATTGGGATTATGA
- the tsaB gene encoding tRNA (adenosine(37)-N6)-threonylcarbamoyltransferase complex dimerization subunit type 1 TsaB, with translation MKILAMETSTLVGGVAVVIDGKVVAEENSLRQKSHSENISPFVDHCLLKAGIKLEDIDVFAVGQGPGSFTGIRIAANAGKTFAYSFNKPMVTIDSLMLLAHQARSSSKPVLAAINAYKNMVYMGLFDVRGDEPKYIKGPDAVPVRELKNHIQQECVMVGDGWEAYHEYFPEELSSKISRDSNFPDHPLASTLAMMAEQRALKGQTLDWKSFVPLYIRASEAEETKKGILISPLK, from the coding sequence ATGAAAATCTTAGCTATGGAAACCAGCACTCTCGTAGGGGGAGTCGCTGTGGTTATTGATGGAAAAGTTGTCGCAGAGGAAAATTCTTTGCGACAAAAATCCCATAGCGAAAATATCAGCCCCTTCGTCGACCACTGCCTTCTTAAAGCCGGAATCAAATTAGAAGACATCGATGTGTTTGCCGTGGGCCAAGGTCCTGGTAGTTTCACAGGTATTCGTATTGCTGCGAATGCCGGAAAAACTTTTGCTTACAGTTTTAATAAACCGATGGTGACGATTGATTCTTTGATGTTGCTAGCTCACCAAGCCCGGTCTTCTTCAAAGCCGGTTTTAGCTGCGATCAACGCTTACAAGAATATGGTGTATATGGGTCTTTTTGATGTCCGTGGTGACGAACCAAAGTACATCAAAGGTCCTGACGCTGTTCCTGTTCGCGAGCTGAAAAACCACATTCAGCAAGAATGTGTTATGGTCGGAGACGGCTGGGAAGCTTATCACGAGTATTTCCCGGAAGAACTTTCATCAAAAATTTCTCGTGATTCCAACTTCCCTGATCATCCACTTGCTTCTACTTTAGCAATGATGGCCGAACAGCGTGCGCTGAAGGGTCAAACCTTGGACTGGAAATCATTCGTTCCCCTTTATATTCGTGCCTCTGAAGCCGAAGAGACAAAAAAAGGAATTTTAATCTCTCCGCTGAAATAG
- a CDS encoding P-loop NTPase, whose amino-acid sequence MERDLQKAYLESLERKAHSEKTTDTKLWVVASGKGGVGKTFVSSSLGMTLSKLGHSVVIVDLDLSGANIHTSLGLPPSHMNIRHFFEGVKTLQELVIPTPFPHLSYVQGFWDSWTPTDFSYNQVHTLLPEIKKLRADYVIVDLGAGALEAHLELFKAADEKFLITTPEPTSIEKTYRFIEAFVCHSLRENSTPDAYGNMISTLRNHRQRTLEKPFSFRSYLKEQTGVQYDFFEALSSTPVRLVVNSIRSQTNSELGYSIKSVCNKYYDLGIDYLGAIDYDNAVWQSIRSREHVLVSQPFTPLAGQFLATCKQLIDPEELRAVV is encoded by the coding sequence ATGGAAAGAGATCTTCAAAAAGCTTATCTAGAGTCTTTGGAGCGCAAAGCTCACTCTGAAAAAACAACGGACACGAAATTGTGGGTTGTCGCTTCCGGTAAAGGTGGCGTCGGAAAGACTTTTGTATCTTCGAGTCTCGGCATGACTCTTTCTAAACTTGGTCACTCTGTTGTCATCGTTGACTTGGATTTGAGCGGCGCAAATATTCACACGTCGTTGGGACTTCCTCCTTCGCACATGAACATTCGCCACTTCTTTGAAGGCGTAAAAACTCTTCAGGAGCTTGTGATTCCAACTCCATTTCCTCACCTTTCTTACGTTCAAGGTTTTTGGGATTCATGGACTCCGACTGATTTTTCTTACAATCAAGTTCATACTCTTTTGCCAGAAATCAAAAAACTTCGTGCTGACTATGTGATCGTGGATTTGGGTGCCGGTGCTTTGGAAGCTCATTTGGAACTTTTCAAAGCGGCTGACGAGAAGTTCTTGATCACAACTCCAGAACCCACAAGCATCGAGAAAACTTATCGTTTTATTGAAGCTTTTGTTTGCCATTCGCTTCGTGAGAATTCAACTCCGGATGCTTACGGCAATATGATTTCTACTCTTCGCAATCATCGCCAAAGAACTTTGGAAAAACCTTTTTCATTCCGTTCGTATTTGAAAGAGCAAACCGGAGTTCAATATGATTTCTTTGAAGCTCTTTCTTCAACACCCGTTCGTTTGGTTGTGAACTCGATTCGCAGTCAGACAAATTCTGAATTGGGTTATTCAATTAAGAGTGTTTGCAACAAGTACTACGACTTAGGTATTGATTACCTCGGTGCCATCGATTACGACAATGCGGTGTGGCAGTCGATCCGCAGTCGTGAGCATGTCTTGGTCTCTCAGCCATTCACTCCACTTGCGGGACAATTTTTAGCTACGTGCAAACAACTTATTGATCCAGAGGAGCTTCGCGCCGTAGTATAA
- a CDS encoding helix-turn-helix domain-containing protein — MEATSRYNYYEILELTANAPQHEVTTAYERARATYSGENPAIYTIFSEQEARQLLVLIEEAYQVLGNKILRNIYDQRLLSGRSSLNDLTYESILEASKQVFPEPKAEKPAAAYKKDESFEKEIAARENWDGAFLKKVREYKQLSTQRLSEITKINSYYVTAVENMDPANLPAVVFVRGYVVQIAKALGLDDKKVADSYMKNFKGLGKQ; from the coding sequence ATGGAAGCAACGTCTCGTTATAACTATTATGAAATTCTGGAACTCACGGCGAACGCACCTCAACACGAGGTGACGACCGCTTACGAGCGTGCCCGTGCGACTTACTCTGGAGAAAATCCTGCAATCTACACGATTTTCTCTGAACAGGAAGCTCGCCAGCTTTTAGTTTTAATCGAAGAAGCTTACCAAGTTCTTGGAAATAAAATTCTTAGAAACATTTATGATCAGCGTTTGCTGAGTGGCCGCTCTTCTTTGAACGATTTGACTTACGAATCGATTCTTGAGGCGAGCAAACAAGTTTTTCCAGAACCAAAAGCTGAAAAACCTGCAGCTGCCTATAAAAAAGATGAATCGTTTGAAAAAGAAATCGCGGCTCGTGAAAACTGGGACGGCGCTTTCCTTAAAAAAGTGCGCGAGTACAAGCAGCTTTCCACTCAACGTCTCAGCGAAATCACGAAAATCAATTCTTACTATGTAACTGCTGTTGAAAACATGGATCCGGCAAATCTTCCGGCAGTGGTTTTCGTAAGAGGCTACGTCGTGCAAATCGCAAAAGCCTTGGGTCTTGACGATAAAAAAGTCGCAGACTCTTACATGAAAAACTTCAAAGGTCTTGGAAAACAATAA
- a CDS encoding RluA family pseudouridine synthase, with translation MSATADMHGLRLDKALALIEEVGTRSRASHLIETSSVLLNGKIAKASASVKENDLIEISLPEPEPTELQPYDLKLDVLFEDEDLIVINKPAGLVVHPAAGHAHDTLVNALLAHTDDLSMKFGEERPGIVHRLDKETSGVIVVAKNDKTHEALTAQFKERSTHRIYYAVCIGTARTLSGTFKSYLARHPVDRKRYASVLGDDRRPLQDQEDPPLTGKWAVTHFEVLNRKSGLSYLKLKLETGRTHQIRVHLSENGLPIAGDALYGADKKVKNVEARVIQEDIRSLPRFLLHAAELAFTHPRTQERMSFKKDWPEDIRRLLDKWGL, from the coding sequence ATGTCAGCCACCGCCGACATGCATGGACTTCGTCTTGATAAAGCATTGGCTTTGATCGAAGAAGTAGGCACTCGCTCACGCGCAAGTCACTTGATTGAAACTTCGTCTGTTCTGCTGAATGGAAAAATCGCCAAAGCTTCCGCTTCAGTAAAAGAAAATGATCTGATTGAAATTTCTTTGCCGGAACCTGAGCCCACAGAGCTTCAACCTTACGATTTGAAACTTGATGTGCTTTTTGAAGATGAAGATTTGATCGTCATCAATAAACCTGCAGGCCTTGTTGTTCATCCGGCCGCAGGACATGCGCACGATACTTTGGTGAATGCGCTGCTCGCTCACACCGATGATCTTTCCATGAAGTTTGGCGAAGAACGTCCTGGCATTGTTCACCGTTTGGATAAAGAAACCAGTGGTGTGATCGTCGTTGCAAAGAATGATAAAACACATGAAGCACTGACGGCTCAGTTTAAAGAACGTAGCACTCACAGAATTTATTATGCAGTTTGCATTGGAACTGCGCGAACGTTATCTGGAACTTTTAAAAGTTATTTAGCTCGTCATCCTGTGGATCGCAAACGTTACGCTTCTGTTCTTGGTGATGATCGCAGACCTTTGCAAGATCAAGAAGATCCGCCTCTCACCGGCAAATGGGCTGTGACTCATTTTGAGGTTCTGAATCGCAAAAGCGGTCTTAGTTATTTGAAACTTAAACTTGAGACAGGACGCACTCATCAAATACGTGTGCATCTTTCAGAAAATGGTCTTCCCATTGCGGGAGACGCACTTTATGGGGCCGACAAAAAAGTAAAAAATGTCGAGGCCAGGGTTATCCAAGAAGATATTCGGAGTTTACCACGCTTTTTGCTTCACGCTGCTGAATTGGCATTTACTCATCCCCGCACTCAAGAGAGAATGTCCTTTAAGAAGGATTGGCCGGAAGATATTCGACGTCTTTTGGATAAATGGGGACTGTGA
- the pgeF gene encoding peptidoglycan editing factor PgeF, producing the protein MNLEQTQFGYEMRTPHITVFMGGVQSQLPQLTPAYPDYKLVRVKQIHCDAVVETTNPEQDYQVIADAHFTREKNLALCVITADCVPVFLYDHPTGMIAGIHAGWRGVAARIIPKTIQKLVSEGAVANRLSVIIGPHIQKQSFEVGIDVRDQILSSLGPLSPAERNIYAESLSPTKALVDLNQVVRTQLQQEGVELDNVFALHIDTVTDPLFHSHRRDKEKAGRQISFICRTS; encoded by the coding sequence ATGAATTTGGAACAAACTCAATTTGGATATGAAATGCGCACGCCGCATATCACGGTCTTTATGGGCGGTGTTCAATCTCAACTTCCGCAACTCACACCCGCTTATCCTGATTACAAACTTGTGCGCGTAAAACAAATCCACTGTGATGCGGTTGTTGAAACCACAAATCCTGAACAGGATTATCAAGTCATTGCTGACGCTCACTTTACTCGTGAAAAAAATCTCGCACTGTGTGTGATCACGGCGGATTGCGTACCTGTGTTTCTTTATGATCATCCGACAGGAATGATCGCCGGAATTCATGCCGGCTGGCGCGGCGTTGCTGCGCGAATCATTCCAAAAACAATTCAGAAACTTGTTAGCGAAGGGGCCGTTGCCAATCGTTTAAGTGTGATTATCGGACCGCATATTCAAAAACAAAGTTTTGAAGTCGGCATTGATGTGCGCGATCAGATTCTTTCAAGCCTGGGGCCGTTAAGTCCTGCTGAAAGAAATATTTATGCAGAATCTCTTTCACCGACGAAGGCTCTTGTAGATTTAAATCAAGTCGTTCGCACTCAATTGCAACAAGAAGGTGTCGAACTTGATAATGTTTTTGCTTTGCACATTGATACTGTGACAGATCCACTGTTTCACTCACATCGCCGCGATAAAGAAAAAGCCGGAAGACAGATTAGTTTTATCTGCCGCACTTCATGA